From Pagrus major chromosome 9, Pma_NU_1.0, the proteins below share one genomic window:
- the rap2aa gene encoding ras-related protein Rap-2a: protein MREYKVVVLGSGGVGKSALTVQFVTGTFIEKYDPTIEDFYRKEIEVDSSPSVLEILDTAGTEQFASMRDLYIKNGQGFILVYSLVNQQSFQDIKPMRDQIIRVKRYEKVPVILVGNKVDLESEREVSSSEGQALAEEWGCPFMETSAKSKTMVDELFAEIVRQMDYAAQPDKDDPCCSSCNIQ, encoded by the exons ATGCGCGAGTATAAAGTGGTGGTCCTGGGCAGCGGTGGGGTCGGGAAATCCGCCCTCACCGTGCAGTTCGTCACCGGGACGTTCATTGAGAAGTACGACCCCACTATAGAGGATTTTTACCGCAAGGAGATCGAGGTGGACTCCTCGCCCTCGGTGCTGGAGATCCTTGACACCGCCGGTACCGAGCAGTTCGCCTCCATGCGGGACCTTTACATCAAAAACGGGCAAGGATTCATACTGGTCTACAGCCTTGTCAACCAGCAGAGCTTCCAGGACATAAAGCCGATGAGGGATCAGATCATAAGAGTGAAAAG GTACGAGAAGGTTCCTGTGATCCTGGTGGGGAACAAGGTGGACCTGGAGAGCGAGCGGGAGGTATCGTCCAGCGAAGGTCAGGCCCTGGCCGAGGAGTGGGGCTGCCCGTTCATGGAGACCTCGGCCAAGAGCAAAACCATGGTAGACGAACTGTTCGCTGAGATCGTTCGGCAGATGGACTACGCCGCCCAGCCAGACAAGGATGacccctgctgctcctcttgcaATATACAATAG